A single window of Mycobacterium sp. ITM-2016-00318 DNA harbors:
- the tyrS gene encoding tyrosine--tRNA ligase — translation MGTANILDELDWRGLIAQSTDPDALGQQLAAGPVTVYSGFDPTAPSLHAGHLIPLLTLRRFQQAGHRPIVLAGGATGMIGDPREVGERTLNTASTVADWTDRIRGQLERFVDFDDTASGAVVENNLTWTSELAAIEFLRDIGKYFSVNVMLDRDTVRRRLEGEGISYTEFSYMLLQANDYVELNRRYGCTLQVGGSDQWGNIIAGVRLVRQKQAATVHALTTPLVTDSDGNKFGKSTGGGNLWLDPEMTSPYAWYQYFFNTADADAIPYLQWFTFLSRDEVAELEHATSERPHERSAQRRLAQELTTLVHGASECTAVEHASQALFGRADLAQLDEPTLAAALREAGNNQVAELAPNAPHGITDLLVASRLVDSKGAAKRTVAEGGAYVNNVRVESEDWTPQPSDFLHDRWLVLRRGKRNIAGVQRVD, via the coding sequence ATGGGAACGGCCAACATCCTCGACGAATTGGACTGGCGTGGGCTGATCGCGCAGTCCACCGACCCGGATGCGCTCGGGCAGCAGCTGGCCGCGGGCCCCGTCACCGTCTATTCGGGTTTCGACCCGACAGCGCCGAGCCTGCATGCGGGGCACCTCATACCGCTGCTGACGCTGCGCCGGTTCCAGCAGGCCGGCCACCGGCCGATCGTGCTGGCGGGCGGAGCGACCGGCATGATCGGCGACCCCCGCGAGGTCGGCGAACGCACGCTGAACACCGCGTCCACCGTCGCCGACTGGACAGATCGCATCCGCGGTCAGCTCGAGCGCTTCGTCGACTTCGATGACACAGCGTCGGGCGCGGTCGTCGAGAACAACCTCACCTGGACCAGCGAGCTGGCCGCGATCGAGTTTCTCCGCGATATCGGCAAGTACTTCTCCGTCAACGTGATGCTCGACCGCGACACCGTGCGGCGACGCCTCGAGGGCGAGGGAATCTCCTACACCGAGTTCAGCTACATGCTGTTGCAGGCCAACGACTACGTTGAGTTGAACCGGCGCTATGGCTGCACGTTGCAGGTCGGCGGCTCCGATCAGTGGGGCAACATCATCGCCGGGGTGCGACTCGTGCGCCAGAAGCAGGCCGCGACCGTTCACGCGTTGACCACCCCGCTGGTCACCGACTCCGATGGCAACAAGTTCGGGAAATCGACCGGCGGCGGAAATCTCTGGCTCGACCCGGAGATGACGAGTCCCTACGCGTGGTATCAGTACTTCTTCAACACAGCCGACGCCGACGCGATCCCATACCTGCAGTGGTTCACCTTTCTGTCGCGCGACGAGGTCGCCGAGCTCGAACACGCGACTTCGGAACGCCCTCATGAGCGCTCGGCACAGCGCAGGCTCGCTCAGGAACTCACCACGCTGGTCCACGGAGCGTCGGAGTGCACGGCCGTCGAACACGCCAGTCAGGCGTTGTTCGGACGGGCCGATCTTGCGCAGCTCGACGAACCGACACTGGCTGCGGCCCTTCGCGAAGCCGGCAACAACCAGGTGGCGGAACTAGCGCCGAATGCGCCACACGGCATCACCGACCTGCTCGTGGCCAGCCGACTGGTCGACAGCAAGGGCGCCGCCAAGCGCACGGTCGCCGAGGGAGGCGCGTACGTCAACAACGTCCGCGTCGAAAGCGAGGACTGGACCCCGCAGCCGTCGGACTTCCTCCACGACCGGTGGCTGGTACTGCGTCGCGGCAAGCGGAATATCGCCGGGGTGCAACGCGTTGACTGA